A region of the Pseudomonas silesiensis genome:
GGTACTGGCTTGCGGCCAGTGTCTTGTGCGCGGTGCTACTGGGCGCGCTGAGTATTTATCTGTACCTGAAGGCGACGCCCTATCAGCAAGTGATCGACCACGGCCCCGCGCCCGAGGTCCAGGCCAATCCTTATCTGGCCGCCGAGCATTTCCTGCGCAAACAGGGCCTGACCGTCAGGCATGCCAACGGTCTGGACGTCTTGCCGTCGATCGAGCCGCGCCAGCACAGCCTGTTATTGCTCGGTGACCGGTCCGACATGACACCACGCCAGATCGATCAAGTGATGAACTGGACCCGGGCCGGCGGGCGCCTGTTGTTCGTGGCCCAGTCGCTGTGGGATGAAAAACTAGGTCAGAGCAGTGACCTGCTGCTCGACCGGGTCCAGCTGCATCAGTTGCTGAGCAAAAATCTCAAGGGCCCGCCACCCGACAGCAGGGCCGACTCCTACCCCAGGTTGACCAAGCTGTACCTGGAAGACGAAGACGCGCCAGCCTACGCCGGCTTCGACACCGCTTTCCATCTGGAAGACCCGAATAACCTCGCCCAGGCCTGGGCCAACAGCGCCAAGGCCACCCACATGATGCAGCTCAATCACGGGCTCGGTTCGATCATCGTGGTCACCGACGCCGACCTGTGGAAAACCCCGGCCATCGACCAGTACGACAACGCCTGGCTGCTCTGGTACCTGACTGCGGATACCCACGTGACCCTGTTGTTCAACACCGATCACGACAACCTGCTGACCTTGCTGCTGCGCTATTTCCCCCAGGCGCTGGTAGCGCTGATCGCCCTGATCGGTGCCTGGTTCTGGCAGGTTGGCGTGCGCCATGGCCCGGCGCTGGAACCGGTGCCGCGAGCCCGTCGGCAACTCCAGGAACACCTGCGCGCCAGTGCCGATTTCCTGTTTCGGCGCAAGGGTCGGGACCACCTGCTGCACGTCTTGCAACTGGACATACTGCGCCGCGTGCGGCGCCGTCATCCCGGCTTTGAACAACTCGGCATCGCCGAACAATGGCAGGTGCTCGCACGCCTGACCGGCCAATCCACACGCGCTATCAGCCAGGTCATGAGCCCGCGACCGAAGCAACGGCTTTCCAGCGGTGAATTCAGCCGTCAGGTCGCCCACCTGCAAATCTTGAGGAACACCTTATGAGTGAACAGATCGAGCCCGACGCCGCCAGCCACGCCGACCAGCAACGCCAGCGCGCCAGTCGGTTGGCCCAGGCGGTGCGTAGCGAATTGCAGAAGGCGGTCATCGGCCAGGACGCGGTGATCGACGACGTGCTCACGGCCCTGATCGCCGGTGGCCATGTGCTGCTCGAAGGCGTGCCGGGGCTGGGCAAGACCTTGCTGGTGCGGGCGCTGGCGCGCTGCTTCGGCGGCGAGTTCGCGCGCATCCAGTTCACCCCGGACCTGATGCCCAGCGATGTCACCGGGCACGCGGTGTACGACTTGCAGACCGAGCAATTCAAGCTGCGCAAGGGGCCGTTGTTCACCAACCTGTTGCTCGCCGACGAAATCAACCGCGCCCCGGCGAAAACCCAGGCGGCGCTGCTCGAAGCCATGCAGGAACGGCAAGTGACCCTCGAAGGCCGCGCCCTGCCCATCGCGCAGCCATTCATGGTGCTTGCCA
Encoded here:
- a CDS encoding DUF4350 domain-containing protein; the encoded protein is MNRRYWLAASVLCAVLLGALSIYLYLKATPYQQVIDHGPAPEVQANPYLAAEHFLRKQGLTVRHANGLDVLPSIEPRQHSLLLLGDRSDMTPRQIDQVMNWTRAGGRLLFVAQSLWDEKLGQSSDLLLDRVQLHQLLSKNLKGPPPDSRADSYPRLTKLYLEDEDAPAYAGFDTAFHLEDPNNLAQAWANSAKATHMMQLNHGLGSIIVVTDADLWKTPAIDQYDNAWLLWYLTADTHVTLLFNTDHDNLLTLLLRYFPQALVALIALIGAWFWQVGVRHGPALEPVPRARRQLQEHLRASADFLFRRKGRDHLLHVLQLDILRRVRRRHPGFEQLGIAEQWQVLARLTGQSTRAISQVMSPRPKQRLSSGEFSRQVAHLQILRNTL